A segment of the Streptomyces pactum genome:
AAGGCCGACCCGATGCGGATCGTCGTCGGCACGGCCCTGCTGGCCGCGATCGTCTCGCTGGACGGCGACGGCTCCACCACCTTCATGATCACGGTCTCGGCGATGTACCCGCTGTACAAGCGCCTGAAGATGAGCCTGGTCGTGATGACCGGCGTCGCCGCGATGGCCAACGGTGTCATGAACACCCTGCCCTGGGGCGGCCCCACCGCCCGCGCCGCCACCGCGCTGAAGGTCGACGCCACCGACATCTTCGTCCCGATGATCCCGGCCCTGGCCGTCGGTCTGGTCGCGGTCATCGTCCTGTCCTACGTGCTCGGGCTGCGTGAGCGCCGGCGGGTGGGCACGCTGACGCTGGACGAGGCACTGGTGCGGGAGCCGGAGAGCGAGACGGTGCTGGTCGGCGCGGGTGCGGGTGCGGGTGCGGGTGCCGGTGCGGGCTCGGGTGCCGGTGCCGGTGCCGGTGCGGGTACGGGTTCCGGTTCCGGTTCCGGGAAGGCCTCCGCGGATGCCGGTGGGGCCGGGGACGCCGCCGCCGAGGACGACGAGTCCGACGACGACTTCAAGGGCCTCGACCCGAACCGGCCCACCCTGCGCCCCAAGCTGTACTGGTTCAACGCGCTGCTCACGGTCGTGCTGCTCACCGCCATGATCATGGAGCTGCTGCCGATCCCGGTGCTCTTCCTGCTCGGCGCCGCGCTCGCGCTCACCGTCAACTTCCCTCACATCCCCGACCAGAAGGCCCGCATCGCGGCCCACGCCGACAACGTCCTCAACGTCTCCGGCATGGTCTTCGCCGCCGCCGTCTTCACCGGCGTCCTCACCGGCACCGGCATGGTCGACCACATGGCCAACTGGCTCGTGGACACCATCCCCGACGGCATGGGCCCGCAGATGGGTCTCGTCACCGGCCTGCTCAGCCTGCCGCTGACCTACTTCATGTCGAACGACGGCTTCTACTTCGGCGTCCTGCCGGTGCTCGCCGAGGCCGGTCAGGCGCACGGCGTGTCGACGCTGGAGATCGCCCGCGCCTCGATCGTCGGCCAGCCGCTGCACATGTCCAGCCCGCTCGTCCCGGCCGTCTACGTCCTGGTCGGCATGGCCAAGGTCGAGTTCGGCGACCACACGCGGTTCGTGGTGAAGTGGGCCGTCCTGACGAGCCTGGTGATCCTCGCGGCGGGCATCCTGTTCGGCATCATCTGATCATCGGACCGGCATCCTGGGGACTCGCTCGGGGAGCCGCCCAGGACCAGGCCGGCAGGGAAGGAAACGATCATGGCGCCC
Coding sequences within it:
- a CDS encoding CitMHS family transporter, yielding MLTILGFAMIATFLVLIMMKKMSPIAALVLIPALFCVFVGKGAELGDYVIDGVSSLAPTAAMLMFAIVYFGVMIDVGLFDPIVRAILRFCKADPMRIVVGTALLAAIVSLDGDGSTTFMITVSAMYPLYKRLKMSLVVMTGVAAMANGVMNTLPWGGPTARAATALKVDATDIFVPMIPALAVGLVAVIVLSYVLGLRERRRVGTLTLDEALVREPESETVLVGAGAGAGAGAGAGSGAGAGAGAGTGSGSGSGKASADAGGAGDAAAEDDESDDDFKGLDPNRPTLRPKLYWFNALLTVVLLTAMIMELLPIPVLFLLGAALALTVNFPHIPDQKARIAAHADNVLNVSGMVFAAAVFTGVLTGTGMVDHMANWLVDTIPDGMGPQMGLVTGLLSLPLTYFMSNDGFYFGVLPVLAEAGQAHGVSTLEIARASIVGQPLHMSSPLVPAVYVLVGMAKVEFGDHTRFVVKWAVLTSLVILAAGILFGII